Proteins from one Planctomyces sp. SH-PL62 genomic window:
- a CDS encoding IS5 family transposase has translation MSTTRKGYPSDVSDAEWEFLLPYLTLMREDAPQREHPLRELFDALRYVVETGRPWRFLPHDLPPWEAVYQQARRWLQAGVFEQAGHDLRAVVRFLADRGPEPSAAILDSRTLQSTPESGGRAGFDGAEKKKGSKVHAAVDTLGNLLALKATPADEQDRAQVADLVKAVREATDETVEVAFVDQGYTGADAARAAESEGVRLEVVKHTEAERGFVLLPRRWVVERSFGWLGRFRRLARDYERLNETLTGWHWVAFVGLLLARVAGNSS, from the coding sequence ATGAGCACGACACGAAAGGGTTACCCCAGCGACGTGAGCGACGCCGAGTGGGAGTTCCTGCTGCCGTACCTGACGCTGATGCGGGAGGACGCCCCGCAACGAGAGCACCCGCTTCGCGAGCTGTTCGACGCCCTGCGTTACGTGGTCGAGACGGGCCGCCCCTGGCGGTTCCTGCCGCACGACCTCCCGCCCTGGGAGGCCGTCTACCAGCAGGCCCGGCGTTGGCTCCAGGCCGGCGTCTTCGAGCAGGCCGGCCACGACCTCAGGGCCGTCGTGCGATTCCTCGCCGACCGCGGTCCGGAGCCCTCGGCCGCGATCCTCGACTCGCGGACGCTGCAATCGACGCCCGAGAGCGGCGGCCGGGCCGGCTTCGACGGGGCCGAGAAGAAGAAGGGCTCGAAAGTCCACGCGGCCGTCGACACGCTGGGGAACCTGCTGGCGTTGAAGGCGACGCCGGCCGACGAGCAGGACCGGGCCCAGGTCGCCGACCTCGTCAAGGCGGTCCGCGAGGCCACCGACGAGACGGTGGAGGTCGCCTTCGTCGACCAGGGTTACACGGGGGCGGACGCCGCCAGGGCCGCCGAGTCGGAAGGCGTCCGCCTGGAGGTGGTCAAGCATACCGAGGCCGAACGCGGCTTCGTCCTGCTGCCGCGACGCTGGGTCGTGGAGCGAAGCTTCGGTTGGCTCGGTCGCTTCCGCCGCCTGGCCCGGGACTACGAACGCTTGAACGAAACGTTGACGGGTTGGCATTGGGTCGCCTTCGTCGGCCTCCTGCTGGCCAGGGTAGCTGGCAACAGTTCATAA
- a CDS encoding DDE transposase family protein yields the protein MLLYNTLRQKPGEFEPFSGLAVADFDALFREFVEAQEKLRPLAALRTKRATTEQKRQVEEHVAKLCRFMPLDVRRYLGELDPERAHLDARYWEIVGRYGEPPSWIEWSLRHRFGVFIDQAEPVKPLRLRKRKPGAGPKSKLDDRDRLLVTLVWIRIHPTYELLAQLCGLSKSNTLAHVRDVLGVLRTLPTPPVPIPQKRRRSSLSSGVQVRKAFPDLPKWVEDYPRRW from the coding sequence ATGTTGCTATACAACACCCTTCGTCAGAAACCCGGGGAGTTCGAGCCGTTCTCTGGTTTGGCCGTCGCCGATTTCGACGCGCTGTTCCGGGAATTCGTCGAGGCCCAGGAGAAGCTGCGTCCTCTAGCCGCGCTTCGGACGAAGCGCGCCACGACCGAGCAGAAGCGCCAAGTCGAAGAGCATGTGGCCAAGCTGTGTCGGTTCATGCCCCTGGACGTACGACGCTATCTCGGCGAACTCGACCCGGAACGAGCCCACCTTGACGCCCGCTATTGGGAGATCGTGGGGCGCTACGGAGAGCCCCCGAGCTGGATCGAATGGTCGCTCCGGCATCGATTCGGCGTCTTCATCGATCAGGCCGAGCCCGTGAAGCCGCTCAGGCTCCGGAAGCGGAAGCCGGGCGCAGGCCCCAAGTCGAAGCTCGACGATCGCGACCGACTCTTGGTGACCTTGGTCTGGATCAGGATCCACCCGACTTACGAGCTCCTCGCCCAACTCTGCGGCCTGTCGAAGTCCAACACCCTCGCCCACGTCCGGGACGTGCTCGGCGTGCTCCGGACCCTGCCGACCCCCCCCGTCCCCATCCCCCAGAAGCGGAGGCGGAGTTCCTTGAGCTCGGGCGTCCAGGTCCGCAAGGCGTTCCCGGACTTACCGAAATGGGTGGAGGACTACCCGAGAAGATGGTGA